A stretch of Salvelinus alpinus chromosome 4, SLU_Salpinus.1, whole genome shotgun sequence DNA encodes these proteins:
- the LOC139573923 gene encoding cell division cycle-associated protein 3-like, translating into MGSSESKVAVASTPKHDPRHRIKHDRLSQLVDPRSPSVAIDRTPIQVGGTVSCVPVVESECSILASDPRSPSVGVTRTPMKDSMRVTVSSFARSLSMLLHSDSVERVAPVPFNKFPNLNVEEEAVVEGELGSSEPLLSPQPSQVSGDMIQPSPQSVTSHTLLIQSPFVLVAEAQIEVEADFTLEEAEEAKESSLHKRLSMSLITCHDGVAPSPTFAEVHYDSPASPLPENAAAELHKEEPDHAYALPSVTSDPAQPLTPMAEPSIPTVTELTEVTVTTEMLKVEVPTPVVEPMMPVTVSPVVPSTTTTGPSPSVSQQQSQATGIRCPTFDTKSPSQVVFKPQWLGKGFGATGVRARGRGGKGGSSTSPLSVQVGNKNTANENKGQSVKQKQRDKALMAEGRSPLQMLKETNSPREQTTQMKLKVSTPDRQRLGQIDRRVLTVSMDKENR; encoded by the exons ATGGGATCCAGCGAGAGCAAGGTTGCTGTGGCCTCAACGCCCAAGCATGACCCAAGACATCGCATCAAACACGACCGTCTCTCTCAGCTTGTCGACCCACGGTCTCCATCTGTAGCCATTGACCGCACACCCATTCAG GTGGGTGGAACTGTCTCCTGTGTCCCAGTTGTGGAGAGTGAATGCTCCATTCTAGCCAGCGACCCTCGGTCACCCTCAGTCGGTGTCACCCGCACCCCAATGAAGGACTCAATGAGAG TGACAGTTAGCTCCTTCGCCCGCAGCCTCAGCATGCTCCTCCACAGTGACTCTGTAGAAAGAGTTGCCCCTGTGCCCTTTAACAAGTTTCCCAACCTCAACGTGGAGGAAGAggcagtggtagagggagagttaGGTTCCAGTgagccccttctctcccctcagcCATCACAGGTCTCAGGTGACATGATCCAGCCCTCTCCCCAGAGCGTGACTAGTCATacgcttctcatccagagccCCTTCGTTCTCGTGGCGGAGGCCCAGATAGAAGTCGAAGCCGATTTCACTCTGGAGGAAGCCGAAGAGGCCAAGGAATCTTCACTACACAAGCGCCTGAGTATGAGCTTGATCACCTGCCACGATGGTGTCGCCCCATCACCAACCTTCGCCGAGGTGCACTACGACAGTCCTGCGTCTCCTCTCCCTGAAAACGCTGCTGCTGAACTCCACAAGGAGGAACCTGACCACGCGTATGCCCTTCCCTCAGTCACCTCTGACCCCGCACAACCTCTGACTCCCATGGCTGAACCATCCATCCCCACCGTTACAGAGTTAACTGAGGTCACGGTTACTACAGAGATGCTTAAAGTGGAGGTCCCAACACCAGTGGTGGAGCCAATGATGCCTGTAACAGTGTCGCCTGTTGTACCATCCACCACAACCACTGGCCCAAGTCCCAGCGTGAGCCAGCAGCAGTCCCAAGCCACTGGGATCCGCTGCCCCACCTTCGACACCAAGAGCCCCAGTCAAGTGGTGTTCAAGCCCCAGTGGCTTGGGAAGGGCTTCGGGGCCACCGGGGTGAGggccagagggagaggaggcaaGGGGGGCTCGTCCACTTCACCACTCTCCGTCCAGGTTGGAAACAAGAATACAGCCAACGAGAACAAGGGGCAGTCGGTCAAACAGAAGCAGAGAG ACAAGGCACTCATGGCTGAAGGCCGCTCCCCTCTACAGATGCTCAAGGAGACCAACTCCCCCCGGGAGCAAACTACACAG ATGAAGCTGAAGGTGtccaccccagacagacagaggctggGTCAGATAGACCGGAGAGTCCTGACTGTGTCCATGGACAAGGAGAACCGATAG